The segment ATTGAATTTTGGAAACTATCACGACCCTGCAAGTATAGGAAAGATTAAGAAGGAACGAGTAACGTATGGGAGGTTTTATTATAGAGTACCTGGTGGTGAAACTGGAGCTGAAGTTTATGATCGTATATCAAGTAAGTTTGAATTAATGATCAAAAACACGTTTTCTTTCTCGAATTTTATACCCTAATTTGTTTCTACAACCAACTCATAGTTCAAATTGGAAAACAGAACAATCAATATAGGTTATGTTAGGTAGAGATATGATTATAATTACCTTACTATAGTAACctatataataacaatatgtAGGTTATATTGAATgcttgaggagggacatagaaATGAAAAAGTTTTGTGATGAAgaaaccaacatcatcatcGTTACCCATGGACTGTCCAGTCGGATCTTCCTCATGAAATGGTTCGACTGGACAATCGAGCAATTTGAGGATCTCAACAGGATGAAGACGAGTGAATTTCAAGTGTTGCAATTAGGTCATGGCGGGGAATACAGCCTAGCATTTCATCACGATGACAAGAAACTTGGCGAATGGGGGCTATCTCCTGATATGATAGAGGATCAAAAATGTAAAGCTTATGGTCCTAATGGAGTTAAATGGCAGGGAACTTGTGATTCATATCCTTTCATGGATTGTTTTGCACAAGATTCAGAGGATGAGAATACTATTATCTAAATTACCACTAGTTAGTTATTAAGGTGTATGAATAAAATTGATGTAATTGGATTGTTATTAACTTAAAAACTCCCTCTCTGTTTTAgccttcttttattattattattattagaatgTCTCTCCCTTGTCTTACCTCtatttaatattgaataaataaatattgatgaatAACGTGAAATAAGTTAAAgcgatatttattttgaaaatggaTAGGTTTCAACTTTTCCCATTAGCTTTACTAATTAGGATTATTATGAtcttctttttaaaacattaaatttgtTTGCGTGGATTTGAATTTTAAAGAGTTAGCCATGATTGttactctcttttattttattttttgctttctaCACTTTTTTATACTTTAGTTTTGACGTGTCCTTTGAATTactagtaaaatatttatgagTCCTTTCAATTccttttccctttcttttatgtcattattatttcattttatccGTCTGAGTTCTCATTCCACAAACATATTTGTTAGGACTAGTTACACTGGCTCTCAATATATTCCCATGGGACAAAGATTTCTTCAACATAAAATTCGACAAGTCCCCCTAGGAACAACACTTTTAACATGGGAATAAGAGGGCCGAATATGCTCTTCAATTATGcgaaaaagaataattttgcCCTGAGATATGAATTAAACAGTGCATTTTAGAAAAATCTGTTTGTGTCTGTCCAGTTGGTATGTAGGCTTGGAAAATTCGATGGTTCAAGAAAGATAAAAACCTTTTACCCAATAAAATCAAGTCATGTAGTATTGTTTTTATAGTTGTCCATTAGGCAACTACCTAAATTAAGCAGCTAACTCGATCCGTCTATGTCCAATCTTACAAGTTTACCAACTTCAGGTAGTTTTTTCTCTCTAAAAGATCAGATAGTAATCGAATCTGCTTCAACCTTaatcaaaatttagaagtatCAGGTTTAAATATTAGGTAAAAAGaactatttttttgaaaatgtcaCATCGAAATGAGCCCTGTAGTGCGCGATCTGAATCGAgagttaaaatgaaaaaataaataaattaggtaGTGATACTACAGTTATactcaatttctttttcttttcttctatggATTTTATTAATGTAGGCATTTACTCAAGCTTTTAGGAAAAACTGTTTTAAGTGTTaagtaatagtagtagtagtaaatattgtatattttttaaaaattgatatatatatatttaaaaagaacCTCTTTCCATTTTGGGGCCAAACAAAATGATACgagtattaatattttttccggGATGAATgaataatttacaaaattttgggaccaaaaaaaaaaaagacatacgTGGACCGTATTGATTGGTCAATTTATTTTCCCggttttgattaaattttaatttggattGTTAATTTAGCACTAAACCCCATCGATTGGTTAGTGTTTGAATGATGATCAAACACTACCTTTGCTATTTTAAAAAGCAGAGACTTGTTCTTCACTACCTAATTCCTCCTATTTTCTCTCTTCTACAAATGTTGTATTATGTTTAACCAACTCCATATTTTTCGTCTCTCTTTTTTGGGATCTGAGTTACTTTTACTTTTCCTAATCCACTAAAGCTAATCACTATTTctgtttttttctctctctctgtaTTTTGGATTTCAACAGAGTTTGAATACTACTCACTACAATCATTTTGTGTGCTTGCTTATACATTCTTTTCATTTGGTGGGTTGCAAGGCATTAGGATATAGACCCATTTTGTGAAGTGGGTTTTTGTTCAAACTTGCTCAAATGATTGAGTTTGAGTTTCACATTATTGGAAAGTTTTGATCTTTTTGACACAGGTAATGGAAAATGTGTGTTTGTTCAGtgaaaatctgaaaaaaaattGGGATTTTCAGATTTGCAGCTTTGCtgtctttttcttgattttgttttgaaaattgaaatctGGTTTGTTTGTTTTGTGTACTGACAGTTGGGTTTTGGAACTTTTGTTGTGTGTTTTAGGGGCACTTTTTTATGGCTTATCCATCAGACCATAGGTCCTCTAGTCGTGGGACTGTGAGATTAGTTTTGGTTCTGGTGGGTTTGTTTTTGGTTATTTACATGGTGAGACCACCAACATTGCGGCACTCTAAGGCTTTGTCTTCATGTCCTCCATGTTTCTGTGATTGTGAGGAGGATCCCATGTTCTCGGCTATCGGTCAGTTTAACTCTCTTTGGATGCTAAATCTTGCTTATCTACTTTAAAATTGTGTAGGCTGTGTACTTATGTTGGCTAATTTGATCCTAATGACTAAAGCTAATGCCTTTTACATATTTGGACACCTAGTGTTTAGTAgttcatttgaagttgagttTCTACTTTTAGAAAGAAGTGATATTTTTTAAGGTCTTGTTTGTACCTGCTAAGTTTATAATCTATGTATGAACAATTTGATTCAGAAAAATTGTATACCCTTCATGGGGCTGCTTGTCAATTGTCATCCAAATCAGTGAACTATGATATCCATTTTTGTATCAAGTGTTAACCAATTGCGATAACTGGCGAGATCCTCAGTTAATAGTGCCTTGTTTATACCTCTTATAGAAGGTGGAGAATGAACTATACCTAGATATTAGGATTTTCTGTGACTTGAAAACTTTTGGAGGTTCCTCATGAGGAAGAACTGGAAATAGACACAAAACCATTCATCCTAACTCTATCTTTGAACCAATTTTGTTCAAATGAAATGCTTAGCCTATTCCATGCATCAACCAAAAGGTCATTTCTAAGTCTAAATGTTCCTATTGAGTATGGCTAGAGAATATTCATGACAGAAGTAACAGGAATGAATAAACTGTATTGTATATTTAAAGACTATATTGTCGTGGTACTAAAATCAAATGTTTCGTATTATTATACTTCCATATACATAGCAACGATTTCATACAGTTAGTCTTAAGTTAGGTCTTTCAAGAATCCACAAGAACTAAGTGAATTTGCTGAGAATTGGTGCAGGTTATGATTAAAACGAAATATAAGAGAATGACACTTTAACtgaaatttctaattaattgttaatttgAGAATTGTACTGGGAAAGGAACTATTACATATTTCATTGAAGAGACAAAAGTGGGTTAGAACCATGACGTATCATGTTCAAAGGTGTggcctagtggtcaatgaatTGGGTGTCACCTATTAGTCAATGAAGTGTTGCCTTGTTCAGAATAgtttgttttgatttattaatttccATAAGGAGCCCATAATTCTCTGAGGGCATAAATTGGCATCACAACACAACTGGTGGGCCTGGAAGAAACTTTGTAACCTTGGAGTGATTCAGTAGCCACAGTTCCAAACTCCCAATCTCTCATCCTGAATTATAGGTTGATATGACTTATCTAAGCTATAGACGCTTCTCATTGTTGGCATTGGTGGTAACAGAGCATTTTATTGAGAACTTATTCAGAGTACCGACTCTTACTGATTTTGTATTTAGATCTTGAACTATATGTTTCTGGCACAAGGAGAAATTCTTAATGCCAGACAAGCTCCTTTAAGAATGAGAACTTTTTGATAAATTTGCATCTGCAACAAGTGGCATAATAGGGTCCAGGAAGTAGTTTTTCCAAGAGTTTgctgaaataatttatttgtttatccTGGTTGGAGTAGACTGAATGCCTTCTACATCATTAAGACTTGAGGTTCTCTATTTTGAAGAGGTTGAGGATTGTCTACATATAAAGGATAATACTTCCATCAGTATATCATACTATTCAAATATATACTGCTATGCCGCAATAcctttaaagtttataaatcAACATTCAAGAGAGTTTTTTAACCATATTGTCTTCTTTTGTGTGGTATAAAATTTTTTAAGCTATTTATTCAGtactctctcttttctcttggtGTTGATGTTTGAAAATCAGCATAGCTTTTGGAAATAATAGTATTATTAATGCAGAACTGACATTGTTTATGATATCTTCCTCTGTCCTGCTGATTCTTGTCTCCtatttatatgttgttttgCAGATATCTTAAACAGCTCATTGGCAGGTTAGTTCCTGCTTCATTTAGTGCCTGAAAAACTGTAAGGTGTAAAGTTATACAAGTAATCCTCTATGAAATTGAGTGAACTGTTAAACTGTTTCCTGTTTAAAAGTTACTCTATGAAGGCGTAATGTTGGAGAAACAACTAAAATCTTTTGGCGATAGCCGATAGGGATATTATTTAGAGCGACACTAATCCAGCAATTGACTGAAACCTAATCCatccttttaattttcttgtgtCTAAATCCTGATTGCACTAGTAGCAACTCACAAACAGAGCACTATActtactaaaagaaaaaaaagagagctGAGATGTTCTGGACAAACTGACCGTTTGACATCCGCTAAAAGTTTTGAAGAATTATCTAGAACACTGAAAGCAAAATTCGGCTCTCTTCCTCCATTTGTCTGGTCGTTGTAGCAATTTTCTGCCACCTAATTATAGTCTTTCGCAGCATTGTGCTGCATGCAGTTAAGTAGGTCGCTGTTGAAAAATCTAGGAGGAGGTTTAATTTGGTTTAAGCTGTTTCCTCTAATCATTGGATCTTTTCGTGATGCAGATTGTGGTAAAAATGATCCTCAGTTAAATGAAGAGATGAAAAAGGACATTGCTACTTTACTAGCAGAGGAGATTAGCTTGCAGAAAAATGTTACTGATGACGTCTTGAATCGTACCAAAGCTCTAATTATGAGTGCGAAAAGAGCATCTTCACACTACCAAAAAGAATCAGAGAAGTGCAACATAGGGATAGATACATGTGAGGTAGGGAGGGAAAAGGCTGAAGCTGCATTGATAGAAGAGCGCAAGCTCTCTGCACTGTGGGAGACTCGAGCCATTGAGTTTGGCTGGAAGGACTAGTGAAGACTTTATTCCAGGAAAATTAACCATTTTGGTCTCTGTTAGAATTAGAATAGATATGCACTTATAAGCCTCTTTCCTTGTACACCCATTTTGTGAATATGGTTTTCCCTTTTGGTCTGTCTTGGTTTTCATTACTTATACTTCAGATTGTGTTGATTTcagttaataatttaattgacATTTTCCAAGTTGTGTAATCACAATTCACATCATTGTCAACAGATGTGTATGGATTTTAAGTTGAACCAGCATATCTGACAAAGCATTTGATTTCTTATACTACCTGCCAATTTTGGCCATCTTGCTGTCATGTCATGAGTACATACTGTTCTCTCAAGAGTCCCAGTCATCTACATTGTTATCACTAAGCAATAGTAAATTACATTTCTCACATTAATTATAGTAAACTTACACGCAGTATAGGTAATCATTTACTTAAAATTGGTTACTCACACGTTTATAGCTTGTAAACGGGAGACTAGgaagaaataaaacataaaatgtgGGTTTTTTTTCGAAAAAAGACGGAAGGTGGTTTAGGGTTGATGATTGCTTGAATTTGCATGCTCAACTTCTACAAACTGAAGAACAAAGTTGTCTCTATTATCCATAACTTAAATAAGATGATACAGCTCATCAAGCAATACAGATTTCACACATCCCCTAATAAGATCACAAAGGGGAAAACAAAAATGCAGGTGAGCAATCTTGATAGTACTAACAAAAGTGAAACAGAATTACATGTAATGAACAGAACAGTAAAAGCTCCTGTGGTAACAAAGAGTCCAAACACTGAATAGGTTAAAATTGCAAGCAAACACTTTGAATTGACTATACCATTCTTTTGGTCACTTCCTTCAGATGTGGAGCTCTATTTATTAAAGATGTTAAGCAAGAAAAATACAATGTAAAACAAGGAAAGGTTAAACAGGCTAAAGCATGGTGTCTCAACATAATGTAGGAAATGACTTGTCCAGCTTCTGCATTCAACCATTGTTATAGTGTCAACGCGCAAGACAATTCCATCAAACCAAGTATATACTGTCCAAAACTGCAAACCCGGCTGCAACTCCCCCCTCATCTGATGAAGAGACCTTTGTTCGCATCAAGTAACCAGCCTGTTGGTTGATTAAAACTTCCGTTTTGTTCCTGCATATTAAGTGCATATCAGCACATGATGTTAAAGGGCAACGATGATTTTAAAACTTAGGtttactaaaaaaattcattcttgctcatttgttaTTCAATAATCTGCATCCCTTGTAACATCATTCTATGATTCAAACATAAGCTGAAAGCAGGGACTGGAACGTGCCAAGGTAAAATGGTTGTTTCAATGTTTCTCCTTTCTGGCAGTTactctttttcataattttttttttgggggggggggtccATGGGGATGGAATACAGCATATTCACTTTTACCTTAAATAGGTACCATATATCCCAAGTTCTGATATGGTTTCTTCTTTATGAGAGATGCCTTCTCGCATTAGTATCGAGTGAGAGATCTTCGGGAAAATCCTCTGCATTAGTATGTAGGCTGCATCACTTCCAGTGCCTTCCTTTTGCAGTTTCAAAAGAGCACCTCTGACATCCTCCCCATAGATATTGTTTCCTGCGGTGAGAAGAGGATCTAGTattaatgattttgatgtgTAGTTACAATATAGACAGTCAATTTCCTGAGCCAGACCTCCTCCTTCTCGTTGTGGTTTCATAACATACAATTCAGGCCTCTCAATTGCATCCTTGACAATGTCGGATTCATCCAAGCTCCACAACCCTGCAAAGCATTTCCGTAGTTTGGCAATGTCATCTTTGTTTTCCAGAAACCTGCTCATAAACAAGGACGGAAGTTTACCAAATCATAGAATATTAGGAAAAGTTAATTTCTCAATGACTGCATAACTGTATTCATTATGCTCCCCAACTTACAAATTATACGAAACGTTCTACTTCAAACTGTCTGGGTTTTTGTATCTTGTTAAATTAGACATCTATTTTTTTACCTTCTTTTTGCACCACAGGAAAAGAGAGCAACAGAATGACAATATTAATCACAATCAGTTTATAAAGCACTAAATGCATTAAGTTCTGCCTTTCCAGAACCCCGTTACAGAGAGGAAGAGGGAAGATCCCAAACAATTATCCAGACTCAAATTTTAACACTTGTATAGACAGCTTTTGAGCTTATCAACACACTAAGTTTACTAATTACTGAATCACAAGAGACGCAACTTGAGTTAAGCTTTTACCTTTCAAGTACATTGGGCTTTGCAAGCTCTTGCTGAATCTTCTTGCTGCCAGCTAAATGATAAGAAATTGAAGGGCACTTGACTGCACGTGATTGCTCCATCAGCAGCCTAGCTTTCCACTCCTACGATAAATTGCATAAAACAGATCAAGCAAGACGATAGCTAACTGGGAACTTTATAACTAAGTGGAGATCACAACGAGATGCAACAGTAAATGGCCGATCTCTCTAGTTGGGCCACTTCCATAATCTCAAATATTGAACAGTAATTATGAATCAAACCTGCCTCTAACCAAAAACGTGTGTGCACAACTTAGAGATGCTTTCAAAAGGTTTTGCAGAAAGTAATGTCCATAAGACTAACTAAAAGAACCAGAGACTGCCTTTTAACTGTTCAATGAAAATGATCAGGGCATATCATCCTGAATTAAACATCCAAACAGTTCTATTTCAATTggttatcaaatttttttgctTCCATTTACTTACCAGGAGAATGCAATGCCTTATAATATGGAGTTCATTAACTTTGTTTAAAATGCTTTTACCCCCATGACATGTCAAAAACATGGGAATCTCGTCACAAGTGTATGAAATAGGCTACTCTTATTTTGGACTCTGAAAACTAAAGTTGACTACTCCTCAGCCAGTGATCAGTGCTAAACAGCCCTTATTTTGTTTTCTCTCACCTCCCTATCTAAGAAGTTCTGATCTACAGTATACCTGCTAAACTAGGGAATAACCTGCCCACTGTTTTTTTACCAGACAGGTTCCCCCTTGGAACtgttttctcctttttcttttaaataaggAATTGCTTATTCCTTTTCTTCGTTTCAGGTATTTACAGACTCGATAAGAATTGTTAAATGGCATGAGATGGTGATTCATAAAGATACTAACAGATACATTTATCAAACAAATCGAGCCATGTAAAATTCTGACTGTACAGAGGGAATCCACCTCTAAACTCAGCAAATAGTGGTTATTGCACATATGAGCATAGGAATTTTAAAGTAAGCCAGTAGTTTTATAAAACCCATAGTCAAGCACTATAAAAATAATCTTACAGATTCCGAGTGATAGTCACTTGGTGCATAGCCAGCTCTAAAATAAATGACTGCCACAGCTTGACCATCTCTGCAATCCTAAAGATTTTAAGCTTCCCATACAGAAAGTGCAAAATTAACAGCTTTAACACAGTATTTTGGTAGAAAAGTTACATACACAACAAGGGTACCATCTTGTTGAAGCTCGCCAAGTGCATCAATTTCAGCCAGCGTCTTTCTGATAGTTGTAACTTGATGTGTGTTATAAGCTTAGGAAATATCTTTAGGAGAATTTAGAAGCAAAAATCACAGCAGATGTACTACACAGAATGCATTTTTGTTACTTCAGACCAAGATAATATTGTGTCTTAAATATGGCTATATGCCTTTTATTAGATCCATGATAAGTACATTAAATCCATATCTATCATTTGAAGTAGGATATCTTTCTCTCAATGATGCAGAAAGCCAATGCTGGTCATACATATTGCGCTCTTCAGCTTGAACCACAAAAATAATCACAGCcctgcaatatgtattaaacgTTAGTACAACTTCAAAGACCTACTTTCTAAAATTAAGCAAAAAATCTCACAGATCAAATCGACCTTGGATCACCATATTCATTCCAAGCTTTAGCCAATGCTTCAGCAAATTGATTTACAGCATTGTTTGCGGGAATTCTGTTAGGATCTGATGCAATGTCTTCTCTGTATTGTTGAAGCAAGCTCCTGTAAACGACAGTTAATATCAAGTTCTATATGCGCTTTAGAGGAGAAAGAGCTAGAAGTTTTACGATCTGAAGTTATCTTTTCAATAATTACACATGCATAGTTGCATACACTGAAGATTTCATCATAAAACAAAAATCCTAGAAATAActtgataaaattaaaacagAAGTTCTGGATAGTGAGCATCGATGCCAGATTGTCCTATAACACCCCATTTACCCAACTGTACTGCAGATATCATTAGCTGCTTGTTTAGAGCCCTTGAAGGTTTTTGTTACTTGCTccaagtttttgaattttttttttgataaggaTATTACAATGCATTTCATTATTTTACCTGTGAAGCTCGCTGACCAGACAACTTAGCCCTGGAAATGATGATGAGATTGTGTTAAGCTCTATTTGCAAAAGTAATTTCGTTTGCTCATCCAGCATATAGTCTGAGCGATGCAACCCCAAGCGTATTTCCTACATCAATGTCATATCAAATGGGAAATTCTCTCCTACacaaagaaacaataaaatacTCCTACAACTAATATAAGCCGACTTAGGCACATAATTGGATAAGGCCTTCTTATAACGATTGAAGACGAAGAAATACATGACAGCTTCTCCATTCCTGATGATCAAATATGGCAACATCTAAAGCAACAGGgaaattttttattactatCATGCAAATTAGGTAAGACCAAGTCCAATGACGAAGGGGTCAATCAAAATCATGGTGATTGATATCACGTATTAGGAATATCAAAATCGTATGTCAACCCAAAACGACAGAACAAGTCTAACAAAGATTAAAGAATAGAAAAGAAATGTCATTATATAAAGAGCTGACAGATGTTGTACACACATATcttgaaattaaaattgtaaGATATCAAGATGTACCTCTAGCTTGTTGATTTCTAACATCTTGGAGTGGATTTCTAGTAATCTGGAGGTGAAAGGATCAGCTTTTCTCGTCCTGCAGAAAATTGCATTAAGCTTCATAAACTTCCAATAGAACTACCATTATTTCTTCCAACTTACTAGAGAGTTGGGTATTCTGTTCCAGTACATGTTTTCAGTAAACAGCAAATACAGAAGCAATTATGTGTACCAACCTAGACAGTGATTGCTGCAGAAATTCTCCATCCTGACTCACGCGATCCACGAGTTCATTGAAAATAGGAGCAACTTCACAAGCTTGCTTCCAATGACTTTCAGGAAATGACATTGGTATGAGAGCAACTGGAGCATGAACCATATCAACACCAGGAATAGTTCCTGACctcttcaaatttcaaaaggCACAAATATCACATGAAAGCAATAACAATAACACCTAACCACCTTCTTGATGAACagaagagaaaaggaaaataaagcaCCAAACTTTAAtcaaatagtaaaaagaaatcaagaaaatctgatcttttcataaataattcagTATCACAAACTTATGTCTCTGTGATGTAAAAAGATTATCTATTGCCATAAAGACTGACCTCCGAATTTCTGTCACCAACAAGAAGTCCACGAAGAGAGCACCAGACAAGTGCATCATTAGCAAGCTTCTGCACCAATTTTGAGTCGATATCATGAGGATCGACAATGGGTTTCGCAGAATCTTCCAGTTGGGTCTGCATTTCGGGCACTTTAGCACACTTCAATGGGGATTTGGGTATGAAAATCTTGGAAGATTTAAGGAGATGGGGTTCCAAAAATCTAGTAGGTGAGTAGAAATTTAAAGAGTTTGATAGTGATTCTTGGGATTGAAAATGAGAGGTAGCGATGGTAGTTAGTGAGATTGATGGAGAAGAACAGCCGCTGCCCATTTTGACATTCTTTGGACCAATCTTTTATGTTACTACCTTATTATCGTCCAAAGTGGCTCTTTACGTTTGGCTGGCTGCTAATTGCTAAAGGCGAGGGAATCTTGTTCTGAGTTGGCCTTTTTGAGGAAAGTGTATTGCAACTTTTCTCAAGGAATATGctataaaattatcaattcatTTGATTGAACAATGTTAAAGATGTCACTGCTGACATCAAGAACTAGGTAAAATGTCAAAAACTATGTTTATTATTCGGaatagccacttaaaaataattaattactctctataaatatagtttgataattacaatttgtagatACATGTTATTTGGAGACAGAGGaggaaaaaaatggaaaataatgaattgtatatgtatattgattagataattacatattatatgtaattgtatatacaGCAAGAGAGATtggaagagggaggagagatgCGAGCGAGATCGGGAGAGATATGaattgtataatatacaatacatttgtataaatggcaagcgagattgggagagggagaaAAGAGATCTTGACTATGTACGCGCGTGggattataattatatattattattggtttgtttgatcaaacttttaaaatcattttttcttgGTAAAGCTATTAGGAATATTTGATGAGCTTATCCTATGTGAATTACATCTTAAATTAAGTGTCCAAGTGTTTTTAGATTTCTCTAACTTGAGGAGGAATAAATGTTGCAAATGCAATTATATTTAGAgtatattttgaagaatatgagtATGTTTCATGCTATAAACGAAAAGGAATATGAGTTATGCTTCATTGGCTTTTTCCTTTCTTGGAAGATGAAATGAACCAAAAATTTGAAGTAATATATGTTCTTACTTAAATTTGCTTCTCTTTaagttaaattttgaattgttcTATTAGGTGTAAATATTGATGTGCGtatatttaatactaaaatTTGGATATATATTCGAACGTTAATGagtagttaaattataaatttcatattcaatcaacaagtttgaattaattagttgtTCAATCTTAAACAATGTCCTATCAAACCATAACACCTCATAGATACTAATGAGTGAGAAATTATTTCATATCCCAAACGCAATGTGCGTCATTAACAAGTATAATTTACTagtaattttttgttaattgcAACCTATGAATTTACTATTTCTCATCCCAATTTTCATTTACATTAGAGCCCACCTTGAGAATTGATTTCAATGGTTTTGGCTCTTCTTCTACTTCCTCTTTGTTGGAAGGCACTTTCTCTGTtgatttctttttattcttcttcttcttcttcttactgAAATAAATCTCCTCCACATTATCATTTATGCTAACCATCTTCTTTGGAGCTTTATTTTGAGTTTCCATTGATGATCCAGAGGCTCCTTCCTCAACAATCTTGTCACCTTCATTCTCTTCACTAGTTACCTGAGAAAGCTCACTCTCTTCATTTTCAAGGACAGGATCATCTTCAACTACAGCTTCTTCCAGCTTGGGAATTACATGAGAACTCGAATCTTCAGAATGCAGAACATGTTCAGTGGTTGAGTGATTTCCATAACCTGGATTAGATCGAGACTGACTTGTATTGACCAAACTGTAATCCATGGGATCACCCAAAGTTACAGGTTTGGTAGCTTCAGCAGCAAGGCTCTGCACAAGATGCTCAAAAAGCCTATCAACAATAAGTAAGCCATTGCGCCAAGATAAATCCAAACTCGTGATCATGTAGATTTGACCTGCCATTCTAGCAGCAGTATCCATGAACAAGTTGAATAGCCATCGACAGATGGATAGGCTGAAACACACAGGACATCCAAAAGAAATGATATAACATAAGAACTCATTAAAAATGCCAAAGAGCTGGATCTTGTTTTTTCCTTGGTCCATTTCTTGGTTTGTTTAAAgaaaggaa is part of the Solanum lycopersicum chromosome 1, SLM_r2.1 genome and harbors:
- the LOC101256921 gene encoding phosphoglycerate mutase-like protein AT74; amino-acid sequence: MSLVKIQSNGNDNDTRFPKRIILVRHGECSANADINVYGTTPNHKIELTEKGIEQAKQTGTRIKKLISENDKNWKVFFYVSPAERTRRTLREMGGSFPKRRVMGVKEEYRLRELNFGNYHDPASIGKIKKERVTYGRFYYRVPGGETGAEVYDRISSYIECLRRDIEMKKFCDEETNIIIVTHGLSSRIFLMKWFDWTIEQFEDLNRMKTSEFQVLQLGHGGEYSLAFHHDDKKLGEWGLSPDMIEDQKCKAYGPNGVKWQGTCDSYPFMDCFAQDSEDENTII
- the LOC101257216 gene encoding uncharacterized protein, translated to MAYPSDHRSSSRGTVRLVLVLVGLFLVIYMVRPPTLRHSKALSSCPPCFCDCEEDPMFSAIDILNSSLADCGKNDPQLNEEMKKDIATLLAEEISLQKNVTDDVLNRTKALIMSAKRASSHYQKESEKCNIGIDTCEVGREKAEAALIEERKLSALWETRAIEFGWKD
- the GSH2 gene encoding glutathione synthetase, chloroplastic, coding for MGSGCSSPSISLTTIATSHFQSQESLSNSLNFYSPTRFLEPHLLKSSKIFIPKSPLKCAKVPEMQTQLEDSAKPIVDPHDIDSKLVQKLANDALVWCSLRGLLVGDRNSERSGTIPGVDMVHAPVALIPMSFPESHWKQACEVAPIFNELVDRVSQDGEFLQQSLSRTRKADPFTSRLLEIHSKMLEINKLEEIRLGLHRSDYMLDEQTKLLLQIELNTISSSFPGLSCLVSELHRSLLQQYREDIASDPNRIPANNAVNQFAEALAKAWNEYGDPRAVIIFVVQAEERNMYDQHWLSASLRERHQVTTIRKTLAEIDALGELQQDGTLVVDGQAVAVIYFRAGYAPSDYHSESEWKARLLMEQSRAVKCPSISYHLAGSKKIQQELAKPNVLERFLENKDDIAKLRKCFAGLWSLDESDIVKDAIERPELYVMKPQREGGGNNIYGEDVRGALLKLQKEGTGSDAAYILMQRIFPKISHSILMREGISHKEETISELGIYGTYLRNKTEVLINQQAGYLMRTKVSSSDEGGVAAGFAVLDSIYLV